The sequence CCGATCAGCAGGGACTTGGTCTCAGCGGCGAGGACAAGTGCGATGCAGATGAGGAGAGTTCCGATGCACAGGGTGCCGATACCGTCCCAGACGCCGCTGCCGGTGGCGAGGGCGATACCGACGCCGGCCAGGGCGAGGACGAGGCCGATCAGGGCGCCGAAGTCCTCCAGCAGAACGATGGGGAGTTCGGGTGCCTTGGCGCGGCGGATGAACTCGGCCCAGGACAGGTCGCCGCGGGTGTGGTTGGACTCCTTCATCGCGGTACGGAAGGAGGAGCCCTCGGCGAGGATCGCGAAGACCAGGACGCCGACCGGCCAGTACCAGTGATCGACGGGGTGCGGGTGGCTGATCTTCTCGTAGCCCTCGTAGAGGGCGAACATGCCGCCGACGGAGAACAGGACGATCGAGACGAGGAAGGCGTAGACGTAGCGTTCGCGGCCGTAGCCGAAGGGGTGTTCGTCGTTCGCGGCGCGCTTGGCCTTCTTGCCGCCGATGAGGAGGAGCGCCTGGTTGCCGGAGTCGGCCACGGAGTGCACGCCTTCGGCGAGCATCGAGGACGAGCCGCTGAACGCGAAGGCGACGAACTTGGCGACGGCGATCGCGAGGTTGGCGCTGAGGGCCGCGATGATCGCCTTGCTTCCGCCTGACGCGCTCATGGGTGGTGGGTGTCCTTTCGGTCGGCTCGGTCGGCGGGCGCTCGGAACCCGTCGGTTCGGGGGGGGTGCGGACGGGCATTGTCGCAGAGCCCTGTGGCGGTGTCCCGGTCGTCTGGCGGTGCGTCAGGCGGGCTACGCGGTCACGGTCGCCCGGAAGACGGTTCCCTGGCCGGTGAGTTCGGTGCGTTCGCCGGCTGGGACGTAGGCGGATTCGCCCTGGGAGAGGGTGAGGGTGGCGGCAGGAGAGGAGGAGGCGTGGGAGGCGTCGACGGTGCGCAGGCGGATCTCGCCGCTGGTGCACAGCAGGATCTGCGGGGTGCCGGCGGGCAGTGTGCGGGGGTCGGCGCCGGGGGCGAGCAGGTAGCGGGAGAGGCGGAACTCGTCGATGGGGGCCGGGTAGAGCTCCTCGCCGTCGGGCGCGGCCTCAGGACGGAGCACGCCCGGGTCGCCGGCCTCGAAGCGGACGATGCGCAGGAGTTCGGGTACGTCGATGTGCTTGGGGGTGAGGCCGCAGCGCAGGACGTTGTCGGAGTTGGCCATGATCTCGACGCCGAGCCCGTCGAGGTAGGCGTGCGGAACGCCGGCACCGAGGTAGAGGGCTTCGCCGGGCTGGAGGCGTACGTGGTTGAGCAGCATCGCGGCGATGATGCCGCGGTCGCCTGGGAAGCTGTGGGCGGCCTTGGCGTAGGCGGCGTAGGCGGCGGCGTGGGAGGTGCCGGGGGTCGTTGCCAGGCGGGCGGCGGCCTCGGTGGCGGCGCGTACGGTCTCGGCCATGGCGGCGGGGTCCGCGCCGAGGACGGCCGCGAGGACCTCGCGCAGGGCGCGGTCCTCGGGGTGGGCGCGCAGGATGTCGACGTAGGGCGTGAGGGTGGGGACACCCAGGGCGTCGATGAGGTCGGCGCCCTCCGCGGGCCGGCGGAAGCCGCACAGGCCGTCGAAGGGCGACAGCGCGACGATCATCTCGGGCTTGTGGTTGGCGTCCTTGTAGTTGCGCTGCGGGGCGTCCAGGGGAATCCCGCGGGCCTCCTCCTCGGCGTAACCGGCCGCGGCCTGGGCGAGGTCGGGGTGGACCTGGAGGGAGAGGGGCGCGCCGGCGGCGAGGACCTTGAACAGGAAGGGCAGGCGGGGGCCGAAGCGCTTGACGGCTGCTTCGCCGAGTTCCGCGGTGGGGTCCGCGTCGATGACGGCGTCGAGGGCGACGGGGCCCTGGCCGCGGTCGATGCGGGAGGGGGCTCCGGGGTGGGCGCCCATCCACAGTTCGGCTTGGGGCTCGCCGGTGGGCGCGGTGCCGAGGAGTTCGGGGATGGCGGTGGTGGAGCCCCAGGCGTAGGGGCGGATGGTGTTGGTGAGGCGGTTCATTCCGGTCATGGTCTCTCGGTCGAGGCGACAGCCAGGTACGCGGCGGCGAAGTCGGTGAGGGCGAGGAGTTCTGCGGCGGTGTCGAGCGGGCCACCGCCGGGAGCGGTGATCTCGCTGAGCGGGGTGTCGTGGGCGTATGCCTGCTCGCGGGCGGCGGGTGCCGCGGAGCCGGGCTGGTCGGGGGCCTCCTGGAACAGGACGATGCGCAGTCGCAGTTCCTGGGTGTCCTCGACCCGGTCGCGGAAGAAGTCGTCGGGGTCGCCGGCCAGGGTGTGGGCGCCGGCCTGCAGGGGGCCGTGAGCGGTGAGGGCGGCAGGCAGTTCGGCGGCGAGTGCGGGCCGACCGGCGCGGGTGGCGAGGACGGTCGCGAAGCGGCGCGCACCGGCGGCGGCGACCGGGCCCTGGCTCCACAACAGGGGCAGGGAGCCGTCGAGTTCGGCGGCGAGGGTCTTGGCCGGGTTGCTGTAGGTCGCGACGGCCGGGCCGCAGCGGGCGGCGATCGCGTCGAGCCGGTCGGCGACGGCCTGGAGGGCGCTGGTGGATGCGCTGATCAGGCCGATCCGGCCGATGAGGGCCAGCACCGGGGTGAGCAGTGCCCAGAACGCGCCGGTGTCGGTCGTCGCCGGGGCGACGTCGTCGGCGGAGTCGAAGCCGCCGCCCGGACCGGCGAAGGGCAGCGCGATGCCGTGGACCTGTCCGACGGCGTCGGCCAGCGGGGCTCTGGCCGGGGTGACGGCGGCGGCGGTGCAGCCGCGGCGGTACGCCTGCTCGACGAGGTCGGTGAGGCCCTGCTCGGTGCCGTGCTCGCTGAGCAGGAGCAGCAGGTCGAGGGGGCCGGTCCAGCCGGGCAGGGTCCAGCGGGCCTGCGCCGGCGTGGGGCCGGTCGGGGTGAGCAACTGGACCGGGGCCGCACCGGAGCCGAGCGCGGCGAACAGGTCGGCGACGGCGGCGGCCTCGGGACCGCTGCCCGCGATGAGCAGCGCCCGCGGACGGCCGTCGGGCCGCAGTTCGGCCAAGCCCGCTTCCTCGGCGAGGCGCAGGGCGGTGCGCACCCGTGCGCCGGCCGCGGCGACGCCGCGCAGCAGTCCGTGGACGTCGGCGCGGGCGAGCGCGTCGGGGTCCTCCAACAGCGACTCGTCGAACAACACGACCTCCCGGTCGGGTGCGGGTACGGCCTGGGGTCAGGCGGGGCGGCGGGCCTCGTCGACGAGGAGCACGGGGATGTCGTCGCGCACGGGGTAGGCCAGGCCACAGGTGTCGGAGGTGCACAGGAGTTCGGCCGCGGCGTCGTCCTCGCGCAGGGGCGCGTGGCAGGCCGGGCAGGCAAGGATCTCCAGGAGGCTGGGTTCGACGAGCGGCATGGCGGGTCCTCCGTGCGGGTTGCGGCGGTCGTGGGCCGTTGCGGCCTGCGGGTTCAGCCTATCGCCGTGCCCGGTGGCGGGTCGGACCCGCCCGCTTGCCGGCTCCCGTCCGGGCGCGGCCGGGTGCCGGGCGGCCCATCCGGGCCGCGGTACGGCGCCGCCCGGACGCCCGGTCCCTGCCGGCAACCAGCCGAACGGCGCCGCCGTACAGGCCTGTCGGCCCGGCGAGGACAGCGGGGACAGCGCGGTCAGCCGCGGACGATGGCGAGCACCCGGTCGCGCAGGAGCCCGACCGTCGCGGCGTCGCGGGCCTCGACGTTGAGCCGCAGCAGCGGCTCGGTGTTGGACGCGCGCAGGTTGAACCACCAGTCGGGGGTGGAGACGGTCAGGCCGTCGAGTTCGTCGAAGCTGACGCCCTCCTCCGCCGAGAACGCGGCCCGTACGGCGGCGGTGCGGCCGGCCTGGTCGGCGACGGTGCTGTTGATCTCGCCGGAGCCCGCGTAGCGGTCGTAGGAGGCGACGAGGGCGGACAGCGAGCCCTCCTGGGAGCCGAGGGCGGCCAGCAGGTGGAGCGCGGCGAGCATGCCCGTGTCGGCGTTCCAGAACTCGCGGAAGTAGTAGTGCGCGGAGTGCTCGCCACCGAAGACGGCGCCCGTCTGTGCCATCCGCTGCTTGATGAAGGAGTGGCCGACGCGGGTACGCACCGCGGTGCCGCCGTGCTCGGCGATGACCTC comes from Streptomyces sp. NBC_00448 and encodes:
- a CDS encoding cation diffusion facilitator family transporter: MSASGGSKAIIAALSANLAIAVAKFVAFAFSGSSSMLAEGVHSVADSGNQALLLIGGKKAKRAANDEHPFGYGRERYVYAFLVSIVLFSVGGMFALYEGYEKISHPHPVDHWYWPVGVLVFAILAEGSSFRTAMKESNHTRGDLSWAEFIRRAKAPELPIVLLEDFGALIGLVLALAGVGIALATGSGVWDGIGTLCIGTLLICIALVLAAETKSLLIGEGAGPEVSDRIRTAIADGDTVTGVIHMRTLHLGPEELLVAAKIAVDHDDTAVQVAAAIDAAEERIRAAVPIARVIYLEPDIYSAAAAAAGPDPDQTPGGR
- the manA gene encoding mannose-6-phosphate isomerase, class I, yielding MNRLTNTIRPYAWGSTTAIPELLGTAPTGEPQAELWMGAHPGAPSRIDRGQGPVALDAVIDADPTAELGEAAVKRFGPRLPFLFKVLAAGAPLSLQVHPDLAQAAAGYAEEEARGIPLDAPQRNYKDANHKPEMIVALSPFDGLCGFRRPAEGADLIDALGVPTLTPYVDILRAHPEDRALREVLAAVLGADPAAMAETVRAATEAAARLATTPGTSHAAAYAAYAKAAHSFPGDRGIIAAMLLNHVRLQPGEALYLGAGVPHAYLDGLGVEIMANSDNVLRCGLTPKHIDVPELLRIVRFEAGDPGVLRPEAAPDGEELYPAPIDEFRLSRYLLAPGADPRTLPAGTPQILLCTSGEIRLRTVDASHASSSPAATLTLSQGESAYVPAGERTELTGQGTVFRATVTA
- a CDS encoding SIS domain-containing protein, which produces MFDESLLEDPDALARADVHGLLRGVAAAGARVRTALRLAEEAGLAELRPDGRPRALLIAGSGPEAAAVADLFAALGSGAAPVQLLTPTGPTPAQARWTLPGWTGPLDLLLLLSEHGTEQGLTDLVEQAYRRGCTAAAVTPARAPLADAVGQVHGIALPFAGPGGGFDSADDVAPATTDTGAFWALLTPVLALIGRIGLISASTSALQAVADRLDAIAARCGPAVATYSNPAKTLAAELDGSLPLLWSQGPVAAAGARRFATVLATRAGRPALAAELPAALTAHGPLQAGAHTLAGDPDDFFRDRVEDTQELRLRIVLFQEAPDQPGSAAPAAREQAYAHDTPLSEITAPGGGPLDTAAELLALTDFAAAYLAVASTERP
- a CDS encoding Trm112 family protein, with translation MPLVEPSLLEILACPACHAPLREDDAAAELLCTSDTCGLAYPVRDDIPVLLVDEARRPA